ATCCTGCAAGCCGATGGCGGCATGCTCTTTCTCGACGAGATCGGCGACATGCCGCTCGCGTTGCAGGCGCGCCTGTTGCGGGTGCTGGAAGAACGCGAGGTCACGCCACTCGGTTCCGAAACCGTCGTCAAGGTAGACTTTCAGCTCGTGAGTGCGAGCCACCGTGATCTGGCGGAACTGGTTGAAAGCGGTCAGTTTCGCGAGGATCTGTACTACCGCCTGAACGGCGTGATGCTCGAACTGCCTCCGCTGCGCGCGCGCAAGGACAAGCTTGCGTTGATCCGCCATCTGCTCGAAAAAGAGAACACCCCTGCCCTGCGGATTTCAGCCGACGTGCGTCAGATTCTGCTCGATAGCGACTGGCCCGGGAATATCCGCCAGCTTCGCAACGTGCTGCGCACGGCGGTCGCTCTTTGCGATGGCGATGAACTCACCACCGCCCATCTGCCCGCCTGGCTCGTGCAGAGGGAAAAGAACCTGAATCGCCAGCCAGCTGCAAGTACAGCATCCGTGCCGCAAGAAGCCGATGATGACACCGACGCAGAAGGCGAAACAAACCTCGCCGCGCCGCTCAATGCAATCTTGCAGGCCGAACGCGAAGCCCTGCTCGCGCTGCTGGACAAGCATCGCTGGAACGTGAGCCAGGTGGCGATCGCGCTCGGCATCACGCGCAATACGCTGTACCGCAAAATGAGGCGCGTACACATCAAGACGTGACGCGCCTGTCTTTCACTCAATTCAGCTGGCTTGCAGGCATCTCCTGCCCGGCGATGCCGTGATCAATACGCGTTGAGCCGTGCCATTTGCGCGGCCCGCCTATCAGCTCAGTCAACTCGGCGATCGTGTCGATCACGCGCATGCACGGCAATTCGCTTACCGGGTGGTCGCTGCTGTATCCATAGCTGACACACACCATCGGCATGCCTGCCGCCTGCGCCGCGAGCGCATCCGTCACGCAATCGCCGACAAAGAGCGTATGCGCCGGATCGACACCCAACGCCTCGCAGGCATGCAGAAGCGGATCGGGATCGGGCTTGTGCGGCAAGCGCGCATCCCCGTCGACGATCATGTCGAACCATGCGTGCAAGCCAAAGCGCCACATCAGCGGCTCGACGAAGCGCGACTCCTTGTTGGTGACCACGCCGAGCTTGAGGCCCATGCCGCGCAAGCTGTCGAGCGTCGATTCGATGCCGGGATACGGTTGCGTCAGTTGATCTTCATGGCGGCAGAGCTGGTGGTAGCACGTCTCGTAGCGGCGCAGAACGAGATCGAGCGTCGAAGCGCGCGCCTCCACACCCAACAGCGTCAACGCGCGGTCGATCAGTATCGCGGAGCCGCCGCCAATCAAGGTCTGCGCAACGCCGGGCGCGAGCAAGGGAAAACCGTTTTCGGTCAGCGCCCGGTTGAGCGCATTGCCGATGTCCGGCGAGGTATGCAACAGCGTGCCGTCGAGATCGAACAGCACGGCATCGATCGGCAGATTGCGCGGCATGACTTGCATGAGTGTGTCTCCTGTTGACAGCTAGGGTGTACTTTCCGGCAGAGCGTTCAGGCCGCCCGCTTCTGGCGGTCGATCATCTGCAGGATCATGGGCGTGAAGATCAGTTGCATCGCGAGCCCCATCTTGCCGCCCGGCACGACGATGACATTGGGCCGGCTCATGAAGGAGTCGTGCAGCATCGTCAGCAGATAGGGAAAGTCGATTCCCTTCGGGTTGGTAAAGCGGATGACGACAAAACTCTCGTCGGCGCTCGGAATGTCGCGGGCGGTAAAGGGGTTTGACGTGTCCACCGTCGGCACGCGCTGAAAGTTGACATGCGTACGGCTGAACTGAGGACAGATATGGTGAGCGTAGTCCGGCATCCGGCGCAAGATCGTGTCCATCACGGCTTCCTGCGAATAGCCGCGCAGTGTCTTGTCCCGATGCAGCTTCTGAATCCATTCGAGGTTGATGATGGGGACGACGCCCACGAGCAGATCGGCGTGTTGCGCCACATCGATGCCGCGGCCGACGAAACCGCCGTGCAGTCCCTCGTAGAAAAGCAGATCGGTAGGCGGCTCGATGTCCGTCCACGGCCCGAACATGCCGGGTTCGAGATCGTATTCCGCCGCTTCCGCCTCGTCGTGCAGATACTTGCGCACCCGCCCTTTCCCCGTTGCCGCGTACTCGCAAAACAACGCCGCGAGTTCCTCCAGCAGGTTCGCTTCCGGGCCGAAGTGACTGAACTGGCGGCGGGTTTCCTCCGCCTCTTTCATCGCGACGCGCATCGCGGCACGGTCAAAGCGATGGAACGCATCGCCTTCGACAATCTGCGCATTGAGCTTCTCGCGCCGGAAGATGTGCTGAAAGCTGTTCATCACGGTCGTCGTCCCTGCCCCGCTCGAACCCGTTACCGCGACAATCGGATGTTTGATCGACATGCTCTCACTCCATCTTGCAGTGCTTCGCGCATGAACCCGCACGCGCTACACGCGCGCCTCGGGACGAAACAACGAGCGCTCGTTGAAGAGCGGCGACGTGAACGGCGCGTCCTCGCCTCGCTCGTGCTCGCGGTGGTAGCGCTCGATCCGCTCGACTTCGCGCTGCGTGCCGAGAAACATCGGCATACAGCCATGCGTATCGGCCGCGACGTCGAGCACCCGCACGCGCCCGGTGCTGGCGCATCCCCCCGCCTGCTCGACGAGCCACGCCAGCGCCTGCGCCTGATACAGCAGCGGCTGACGCGAGGCGCGCGGCGCGCAGCGACTTGCGCGCGGATAAAGACACAGGCCGCCGCGCAACAGCGTGCGATGCGTATCGGCGACCAGCGACGCAATCCAGCGCGTGTCGATGTCGCGCTGGCGTACGCCCGCGCTGCCGTCCCTGCACTCGCTCACATAGCGCTGCACGGGCGGCTCCCAGAAGCGCTCGTTGCCGCCGTTGATCGCCAGCTCGACCCCGTGTTCGGGCATGCGGATCGCCTCGTGCGTCAGCACGAATTCGCCGCGTTCGCGGCACAGCGTGAAGCCATGCGTGCCACGCCCGACCGTGATCACGAGGAGCGTCGCCGGTCCATAGAGCGCGTAGCCGGCTGCAAGCTGCTTCGTGCCTGTGATCACACATCCGCCGTCGGCCGTGCAAGCGCCCGCGTGCCGTATCGAGAAAATGCTGCCGAGCGCCGCGTTCGAATCGGCATTGGCGGCGCCGTCGAGTGGATCGGCGAACAGCACGTACCGGCCCGCCGACGTCGCGCGCACTGACTGCATGAACGGCGAAACCATGCCCGCGATCTCCGCGCTGCGCTCGCACATCGACGTCATCACATCGTTCGCGGCAACGCTCAGCGCGTCGTGAATCGAAGCCGTGGGTCCGTGCAAGACCGTCTGCGCCGCGCCAATCGCGCCCTGCGCAATGCGCGCCGCGATGGCTTCTACCGCCTGCGCGATCGCCTCGATCACGGTGCAGAGTCCGGCGGCGTCAGTGGCATGCAAGCCGCCCGGTGCCGCCGCGCGACGGGAAGCAAGATGGTCGGCGAGGAAACTCGACAGTGTTACTTGTGCAGGGTTCACGGTTGCCTCGTGTCGCGTTGATTGAACGGGAAGCCTGGTGCAATTCGTGCATTCATCGTGACTCCTCGATCGTCGGTTGCTTGCGATGACCACCTGGCAAACACGGTAAGCCAGTGGACCTTCAAGAGAAACTCAGTAATTTTTATTTGCGCTGTAAGCGATGCTTATCTGCTGCGGCATGGAGTCCTGATCATGCTTAACCTGCTCCGCAACCTCACGCTGCGCCAGTTGCAGATCTTCTCGGCGGCATCCCAGTACGAGAACTTCGCCCGGGCCGCCGAAGACCTGCACTTGACGCAGCCTGCCGTCTCGATGCAGATCAAACAGCTCGAAGAGGCCATCGGGCTGCCGCTGTTCGAGCGCATCGGCCGGCGGCTCACGCTCACGGAAGCGGGCGCCACGCTGTCGCACCACGCGAAGCGGATTCTCGGCGACATCAAGGACGCCGAAGATGCGATGCGCTCGCTCTCTTCGGCGGATGGCGGCACCATTTCCATCGGCCTCGTCAGTACCGCCCGCTACTTCATGCCTCGGCAAATCTCGCGCTATGCGGAGCGTTATCCGAAAGTCGATATCCGCTTTTCGATTGGCAACCGCGATGCGCTGTTGCGCCAGTTGCAAGACAACGCGATCGATCTCGCCGTGATGGGACGCCCACCCGCCGAACTCGACGCGCACTGCGAACCGCTCGCCTACAACCCGCACGTGATCGCCGCCTGTACGACGCATCCGTTCGTCGATGCACCGCGCTTCGACTTGCACGAATTGCGCCATGACACCTTCCTGATGCGTGAGCCAGGGTCCGACACGGCAGCCGTCGCGATGGAAATGTTCCAGCAGCATCTGTTCACGCCCGCTCGAAGGCTCGCGCTCGACAGCCATGAAACCGTCAAGCAGGCCGTGGTCGCGGGCATGGGCGTGAGCGTCTTGCCGCTGCACACGCTGCGGCTCGAACTGCTGGCGCGCGAGGTGTCGATCCTGCAGGTGAACGGCACGCCCATCGATCGCGTCTGGCACGTGGTGCATATGAACGCGAAGCAGATGTCGCCGGCCTGCGTCGCATTCCGGCGCTTCCTGATCGAGAAGACGGGCGCGTACCTGGAAGGACAGTTCGCCGACCTCACATCCCGCGCCCACGCCGCGAGTCCCTTCGCGCAGACATGAAGCAAAGTGTCACCGATTCTGCACAAGGTTCGACAGTGCAACTCGCTGCCCGCCTGGCGACCTGCTGGATATTCACGCTGCGTGCGCGCACAGCGCACAGGCGCTTGAAGTCGATAGCCGCGCACATGGCATAACGCTTGCGTTGAAGGCCCCGGAACAATCACCCGTCAAGGGATTGGGGAACGCGCATATGAGCCGACATGCGATGGCTGAATCGACTGCGAAGCACACCAGCATCGTCACCGTGAATGCGCCCGGCCGGCTGCATCTGGGGTTTCTCGATCCGGGTGCGTCGTTGGGGCGACGCTTCGGCAGTCTGGGGCTCGTGATCGGCGGCATCAGCACGACGCTCGATGCACGGCTCTCGGTCGACGACGACGATCACTACACCGCCGAGCCTTCCGCTCGCGATGAACTGCCACGCGTGCGCGCCCACATCGAGACGCTGCGCAACCTGACGGGCAACGATGCGCCCATCGACGTGCGGCTGCGGCGTACGTTGCCCGCGCATGCGGGCCTCGGCTCCGGCACGCAGCTCGCGCTCACTGTCGGGCACGCGTTTGCTCGCCTGCATGGGCTCGACATGAGCGCAACACAACTGGCGCCCGCGCTTGCGCGCGGTGCGCGCTCGGGCGTGGGTATCGCCGGGTTCGAACGCGGCGGCCTGATCGTCGATGGCGGTCCGCGCGGGCCAGGCGTGCTGCCGCCCGTCCTCTCGCGATTCGACTTCCCGTCTTCGTGGCGCGTGATGCTCGTGTTCGACGAATCGCGCACAGGGCTTTCGGGGCCGGCCGAACACCAGGCGCTCGCCGCCTTGCCGCCGTTTCCCCAGGCGCTCGCTGCGCATGCCTGTCACCTGACGTTGATGCAGATACTGCCCGCCGTCGCCGAACGCGAGTTCGCGCCGTTCGCGCAAGGCGTGAGCGCGTTGCAGGACGGCATCGGCCGATACTTCGCCAAGTCGCAAGGCGGTATCTATACGAGCCCCGCAGTCGGGCGCGTACTCGACTGGATCGGCGCGCGCTACTGCGCGGGCGTGGGTCAGAGTTCGTGGGGACCGACGGGCTTCGCCATCATGGAATCGCAGGAAGAAGCCGAACACGCCTTGCGCTCCGCGCGCGAGGCGGCGGCGATCGACCCCGGGCTGCGAGTCGAGATAGTCAGCGGACTCAACTCGGGGGCCACCGTCACCTGGGCGTCGGCCCGGGATTGATCCACCTGTTTGACGAGGAAACATGGAACGCAAACACATTCTCCACATGTTCACGCCCGGCCGGCAGATGAGCCCGTTCGACGTGAACATGGCCGTCGACGCCGGATACCAGGTCGTCGTGCCGTACACCGACGTCGATGCCAGGATGATCGGACCGCTGACCCAGGATGCCATTTTCTCGCGCGGTCCCAAAGGGGTCGCGCATACGGGCATCTTTATCGGCGGACGCGATGTGATGCTGGCCGTGGACATGCTGCGCCTGTCGCGCGAGGCCATGGTGCCGCCGTTCGAAGTCTCCGTGTTCGCCGACCCGAGCGGATCGTTCACGACGGCGGCGGCGCTCGTGGCGAGTGTCGAATGGCAATTGCGCAGCACCTTCGACACGGGACTCGACGGCAAGCGCATTCTCGTCTTTGGCGGAACGGGACCCGTGGGGCTCATCGCCGGCGTGCTCGCCGCGCAGGCAGGCGCGCGCGTCGCGCTGGCCAGCAGCCGCGGGCTCGCTGCCGCGCGGGATGCATGCGAGCGTGCCGGCGCGCGCTTTGGCGCGCAACTCGAAGGCGCCGACGCGAGCAGCGCGGACGCGCTCGACGCGACCTTGAGTGCCGTCGACGTCGTATTCGCCACGGCTGCCGCTGGTGTCGAAGTGATGAGCGCGCAGCAGGTAAACCGCGCGTCCCGCCTGCTCGTGGCCGCCGATGTGAACGCCGTGCCGCCCGCAGGGATCGCAGGCGTCGGCGTGATGGACAACGGCAAGCGCGTCGGTCAGCACGACGCCCTCGGCATCGGCGCGCTCGCGATCGGCAACGTCAAATACGAAGTGCAGCAGCGGCTCTTCATGCAGATGCTCGCCGCGAAAGAGAAGGTCTATCTCGGCTTCGACGACGCGCTCGACATGGCCCGCCGCGTGGTCACCGAGCGCTCGTCGCTCGCCACGGCCTGAGGGCATCATGTCGCCCCCTGTCGTCGTCGTTGCCGCGCTGTGCGCCCGCATGCTGGCCGAATCGGCGCGGCGCGCGGGCTGGCGCGTGATCGTGCTGGATCGGTTCGGCGACACCGACACGCGGCGCGCGTCGGGCATGTGGCATCCCATCGGCGACCCGGCGTCGTTGTCGATCGATCCGCAGCGCACGCGCGAAGCGCTCGACGCCGCAAGTCGAACGCCGAATCTGATTGGCTGGATCGCAGGTGCGGGTTTTGAAGCGCATCGAGATCTGCTCGACGACAGGCGCATCGCACTTGCAATGATCGGCAACGATCGTGAATCGTATGATGCCGTGCGCGACCCGGTGCGTTTCTTCGCGCTGCTGGACGATGCGGGCATTCCTCATCCCGAGATACAGTTGCAAGCGCCCATCGACCCGGCGGGATGGCTTGAAAAGGATGCCAATGGAACGGGCGGCATACATATCCGCCATGCCGCGCAGAGGCATGCAACCGACGCATCGCGCGGTGGCCGGTATTTTCAGCGTCATCAGCCTGGCCGTTCGATGTCGGCGCTTTTCATTGCCGATACGCGCAAGGCCGCGATCATTGGATTCAACGAACAACTGATCGTCCCGCATGGCGGGCAGCCGTTCGTTTATGGCGGCGCGATCGGACCTGTCGACGTTTCAGATGCCGTGCGTCAGCAGATCACTGCTGCCGTGAATGCAATCGTCCAGCGCACGCGGCTCAAGGGGCTCAACAGCCTCGACTTCATTGTCGATGGCGAGCGTTGCTTCGTGCTCGAAGTCAACGCGAGACCGTCGGCCACGATGTCCCTCTATGAGCGCGGCTCCAATCGTTCGCTGCTATCGCTGCATGTGCGCGCATGCGCAGGCGCATCACTCGACGCCGACATGTCGAGCGCCGCCGCGCAGACGGCATCGCTATGCGGGGAGCAGATCGTCTTCTCCGATCGCGACCGCACGGTGTCGCCCGAATTCGTCCAGCGCGCGCTGAATCTCGGCTGGTGCCACGATATCCCCGTCACGGGCAGTTTCATTGCGGCAGGCGCGCCGTTGTGCAGCGTATCGGCTGTCTGTGCGCACGGCACCCAGACGGCCACAGTGCGCGCTGAACTCGCCGCCCGCGCGGCAACCATCGCCTCCATCGACACCACCAGGAAACCTGGCCATGCAGACCTCCTCCTCCCTCGCTGATGTTTCGACATCGGCGGCTGCGTCGTCTTCTACTCTGAGCGTCAACACACTCGTGCGGCCTTTGATCGCCAGTCTGCTGGAAAGGCACGCGGAACTGGGCATCGCGGTTCAGCGCGACGCACACGGCGTCACGATCATCGATGCCGGTATCGACACGCCCGGCAGCGTCGCCGCCGGCATCGCGATCGGCGAAATATGCATGGGCGGCCTGGGCCGGGTGACGCTGCGTGCCGCCGCGTCACGCAACGCGTCGGACGAATGGCCGACCTTCGTCGACATCGCCAGCGCGCAACCCGTGCTCGCCTGCCTCGCCTCGCAGTACGCGGGCTGGAGTCTCGCGGCCAGCAAAGAAGAAACGGGCGGCAAGAAGTTCTTTGCGCTCGGCTCGGGACCGGCGCGCGCGCTCGCCTGCAAGGAAGCGCTGTTCGAAGAACTGGCTTATCGCGACGTCGTCGCGACGGGCTGTCTCGTGCTCGAAGTGGACCGCGCACCACCCGCGGTCGTCATCGAGAAGATCCTGCGCGACTGCAAGCTGCAGCCGCGCAATCTCACGCTGATTCTCACGCCGACAGCAAGCCGCGCGGGCACCACGCAAGTGGTCGCGCGCGCGCTCGAAGTCGCGCTGCACAAGGCGCATGAACTGGGTTTCGAGCTCAACGACATTTGCGAAGGTTCCGCCAGCGCGCCGTTGCCGCCACCCGCCGAGGACCCCGTCGAAGCGATGGGCCGCACCAACGATGCCATCCTGTACGGAGGCCGTGTCCATCTCACCGTGACGGGCAATGACGAAGCGGCCCGCGAACTTGCGCGAGCGCTGCCTTCGTCGGCGTCGAAAGACTTTGGCCGCCCGTTTGCAGATGTATTCAAGGAGTACGAATACGATTTCTACAAGATCGATCCCGCACTCTTCGCGCCCGCCGAAGTCTGGGTGAGCAATCTCGCCACGGGGCGCACCTTCCACGCGGGCGCAACGCGTTTCGATCTTCTGCGTCCGCTCTGGCTCGAAGAGGTCTGAGATGACAGGCACCGCGCTCGCCGTCGCGATCATGACGGACGAAACCGGCTGGCATACGTCGCGCCTCAAGCGCGCACTGCGTACACGCGGCGCGACCGGCCGCTGCATCGATCTTGCCGATTGCCGCTTCGACACCACGCACGCACCGCACGGACTCGTGATTCCGGGCTATGGGCGCGGACTGCCCGATGCCGTCATCGTGCGAGGCATCGCGGGGGGAACGTTCGAACAGGTCACCGTGCGGCTCGGCATCCTGCACGCGCTGCGCGAACTCGGCGTGCCCGTCTACAACGACGCGCGCGCGATCGAACGCAGCGTCGACAAATCGATGACCACGTTTCTGCTGCATCGGGCGGGCATTCCGACGCCACCCACCTGGGTCACCGAATCCGCTCCAGTCGCACAACGCGTGTTGATGCGCGAAAGCGCCACAGGTCATGATCTCGTGATAAAGCCGCTATTTGGCTCGCAAGGCAAAGGCATTGCACGGATCGGTGCGAATGGCGAGGGTTGCGAACCGCTGCCTGCACTGAAAGCGTATGGGCAGCTCGCGTATTTGCAGCGTCTGGTGAAGCCCATCAGCACACCCGGCTACGACTGGCGTGTGATGGTGATCGGCGGCAAGGCCGTGACTGCCATGCGCAGGGTCAGCGAGCATTGGGTGCATAACGTCGCGCAAGGCGCGCACTGCCAAGCGGCGGAACTCGACGAACCGCTCGCGACGCTCGCCGAACGCGCCAGCGCCGCGCTCGGACTCGACTATGCAGGCGTCGACCTGATTCCGTGCGACGACAATCCGTACGGCGCGACTGTCATCGAAGTCAATGGCGTCGCGGCGTGGCGCGGGCTGCAAACGGTGACGCCGTTCGATATCGCGGGCTGTATCGTCGACGATCTGTTGAACCGCCGGATGGCGCTTGCGGATCGAGCAAGCCACGTCAAGGAAGTCGCGTGATGCTCGAGGCCCGCCCGCATCTGATCGAAGAAGCGTTCGTGTGGGCGTGCGAGCTCGACGTCGCCTGTGCGAAGCCCGGCAACGTCAGCTTCGGTGCGCCCGGCCACAGGATGACGGCCGATCTCTTCATCGCCAGCGCACAAGCGGCTTGTGCTGCGTTGACGGGTCGCGGTACTTCCGTGGGTGAGCGGATCGAACGCGCGGTGAGTCTGTCGATGAGCGCCGCCGGGTGCAATACCAACCTGGGTATCGTGTTGCTGTGCGCGCCGCTCGCGCACGCGTTCGAAGCGATGCAGTCGATGCACGCCACACCCACCGCGCACGATGCCCGCCTCGCGCTACAAGCTACCCTCTCCCGTCTGGATATCGCCGACGCACGCGCCGCCTATCGCGCGATTGCGCTCGCCAATCCGGGCGGTCTCGGCGACGCGCCCAGCCAGAACGTGGGCACCGAACCGACGGTTGATCTGCTCAGCGCGATGTCGATCGCAAGCGACCGCGACAGCATCGCGCGGCAATACGCGAACGGTTTTGTCGATGTGCTCGGATTTGGGCTCACGCAGTTTCGCGCAGCATTGGACGTTGGCCCCGTCGATCAACCGCGTCTGTTGCAAGCGGTGCTCAGAACCTGGCTTGGCTTTCTATCGCATTGGCCCGACTCGCATATCGCGCGCAAGCGTGGGATCGCGCTTGCGCGGCAGGTCAGCCACGATGCCCGCGTGTGGCATGCTCAGGCCGAGTTGGACCCCGTCGAACTCGCAGCATGGGACAACACGCTGAAACGCGGCGGTATCAATCCGGGCACGACTGCGGATCTCACGGTCGCGACGCTGTTTGCGGCTGGGTGCCTCGATCCGTCATTGCTGCGCGTTTCCTGCACGCCAGGCCCTGCTTACATTTGCTGAAATTTGTCGCATAAGGCCGACAAACATCTGTTCTGTTTGAATTCAACATCCTCATTGTTGGTGGTCACCTCATTCCCCATTCCTGAGGCGGTGTCATGCGGGGAATTCTCACGTTGCTGGCAGTCTGACGGGATCATCTGCGGTGTTCTCGCGGCAAGTATTCGGCTCGTGGCAACTGACGACAAGTGACCTGAAGGTCCAGCAAGGAATCGGGTTTTTTGGGATAGATATCCGTACTACGATGCTGAACGTGGCATGTTCTTCATACATAATCTCGCATATACGCATCGTTAGTATGATTAGTATTCTTGATAATTTTCCCGGTAAAGAGACTGTCACCGCGCGCAAAAGTACGCCGACCTGTACGCACGGCAAAAATCACAGGATGTGATTTTTGCCGTGGCACGTAGCGACGCCGTTCCCGATGGCGGTCAATATTAAATGGTGAAACAGATGGTTAATCTTCATGGCTATCCAGAAGAAGACCTCAAGGGAGACGACAGCCGGTGATTGAATTGAAGACCATAACAGGACGGCAGGCATATCACCTGAACGTCCCCGGCACGGACAGCGCGGCGGCGCTCTCAGTCGTTTCGTTCGAAGCCAGGGAAAAGATGGGCGCACCGACCGAGGTGCGCATCGAGTTAACTCACCCACTACAGCTTGCGCGCGCTGATTACCTGAACCGTGATGCGACGTTTTGCATCGTGGCCGATGACGGCGCTACCCGGAAATTCTCCGGCTTCATCACACGCTTCTCCTCGATCCGCGCCACGAAGGATTTCACGAAGTACGAAGTTGTCTTGAAGTCGCATTTCGCGCGACTGGAGGCGGTGACGCGCAGAAAAATCTTTCAGCACGCCAGTACACCGGACATTATCGCGGCGATCCTGCGCGGCCATGGATTGAGGGACCACCAGTTCCTGTTCCGTCTGCGTGGCCGGTATCGCACGCACCCGTTCCGCATGCAGCACCAGATGAATGATCTGGCCTATGTCCACATGCTGATGGAAAAAGCCGGCATCTATTGCTATATCGTGGAAACGGCATACGGCGACCAGGTTGTATTTGGCGATGACCTTGACCATTACCTCTACGTCGATTCGCAAGTAGTGGTGCCGTACCGCGAGACGGCAGGTCTGGAAGCGGGTGGCGTCGAGGCAGTGACGGCAATCAGGACCCATGCCGTCACCGTGCCGCAGTCGTTCATGGTCGCGGACTACAACCCCGAACAGGCCTGGGAACGCTTTCGCGATACGGCCAACATTGCGCCGCAGGACCCGACGACATATGGCCAGCCGTATATCTACGGCACACATCACCTGGACCAGGACGGCGCGAAGTGGGAAGCGCAGTTACGCCACGAGGCGGCTGTTGCCTGGCAGGTTGTGTACGAGGGCGATACTACCGTGCTAGCGTTGCAGCCGGGACGCGTGCTAACAACGGATATTGTCCTGCCCGATGCGCTGAACGGCCAGGTGATTGTGGAGGTGACACACCGCGGCGCGCGCGACGTGTCCTACACGAACACGTACAAGGCGATTCCCGCGGACCGGCGTTTTCGTCTCAGACTCGAACCCGACAATTGGGCCAAAGTGATTGGCACACTCAGCGCCCGGGTCACAAGCCCGGACAAATACAAATATGCCTACATAACCGCCGACGGCCACTACACGGTCCGTTTTGATGCCGACTTCGAAAAATGGCCCAACGGCGGCGAAAGTGTGCCGCTGCGCCTCGCCAAACCCTTCGCCGGCAAGTTGCAAACCGGGATGCATTTCCCTGCGCTGGACGATGCCGAAGCCGTGATTACATGCCGGGACGGCGACCCGGACAAGCCGGAAATTGTTGCATTCCATCACCATAGCCAGGCGAGCGATTTGGTGATGAGTGACCGGCGCTGGCTCTCGCGCAACATGATCCGCACGCAAGCGAATAACAAGCTTCGCATGGAAGACTGGGCGGGCCAGGAAGGTATCAAGGTCAGCACAGAGCATTCGGGCAAGTCACAACTGAACCTCGGCTACCTCGTCAATAACAAGCTGGAGTACAGGGGCGAAGGCTATGAGCTGAGGTCTTCAGGCTACGGCGTAAGCCGCGCGGGCAAGGGCCTGCATCTGACGACCTACGACCGGCCCGGCGCCACCGGCAAGCAACTCGACATGCGGGAGACCATCGCGCAGCTTGAAAGCGCGTTGGCGACCGCCAAGGCGTTGGCGGCGTGCGCCAGCAGCGCGAAGGCTGAGCCAGCCGACACCGATGCACAGCAGCAGATGAAAGAGGATTTCGACGCCCTGACGAAGCCGGGGTTGCTCATGAGCACTCCCGCGTCGGCGGGGATCGTCGCGGGCGGCAGCGTGCAGCTTTCGGCGCAGAACGACATTTCAGTCGTGGGCGGCAAGAACACCGACTGGAGCGTGCTGAAACGCTTCACGGTCGCGGCAGGCGAAAAGATTTCGCTGTTCGCGCAGAAGTTCGGTATCAAGGCTTTTGCCGCCCACGGTCCAATCGAGATTCAGGCGCAAAGCGACGCCATGTCGCTGCTGGCCGCCCATGATCTGACGATGGCGAGCGTCAATGGCGCGGTGCGAATCAGCGCAAAGAAGGAACTCACGCTCGAATCGGGCGGCGCGTTCATCCAGATCAAAGATGGCAGCGTTACCCTGGGCGGTCCGCTCGACCTTTTCATCAAGACGATTACGGTCCAGAAGAAAAGCGCTGCGTCGCTGAACATGCCGCTGGACTTGAACCACCCGGCGCTTTCCGGCCTGCCAACCACGCCCCTGACGTTGTATACGGGTACCTCGCCCGCGTCGCGGGCTGCGATTCCTGCAAACATGCCCTACAGCCTGTTCGCGGGCAGCACGCTAGTCAAACAGGGTGTATTGGATGAAACCGGGCTGGTCCGGGTGGATCACCATCCCACGACGACGCAGTACACGCTG
The Paraburkholderia terrae genome window above contains:
- a CDS encoding NAD(P)-dependent methylenetetrahydromethanopterin dehydrogenase, which gives rise to MERKHILHMFTPGRQMSPFDVNMAVDAGYQVVVPYTDVDARMIGPLTQDAIFSRGPKGVAHTGIFIGGRDVMLAVDMLRLSREAMVPPFEVSVFADPSGSFTTAAALVASVEWQLRSTFDTGLDGKRILVFGGTGPVGLIAGVLAAQAGARVALASSRGLAAARDACERAGARFGAQLEGADASSADALDATLSAVDVVFATAAAGVEVMSAQQVNRASRLLVAADVNAVPPAGIAGVGVMDNGKRVGQHDALGIGALAIGNVKYEVQQRLFMQMLAAKEKVYLGFDDALDMARRVVTERSSLATA
- a CDS encoding ATP-grasp domain-containing protein produces the protein MSPPVVVVAALCARMLAESARRAGWRVIVLDRFGDTDTRRASGMWHPIGDPASLSIDPQRTREALDAASRTPNLIGWIAGAGFEAHRDLLDDRRIALAMIGNDRESYDAVRDPVRFFALLDDAGIPHPEIQLQAPIDPAGWLEKDANGTGGIHIRHAAQRHATDASRGGRYFQRHQPGRSMSALFIADTRKAAIIGFNEQLIVPHGGQPFVYGGAIGPVDVSDAVRQQITAAVNAIVQRTRLKGLNSLDFIVDGERCFVLEVNARPSATMSLYERGSNRSLLSLHVRACAGASLDADMSSAAAQTASLCGEQIVFSDRDRTVSPEFVQRALNLGWCHDIPVTGSFIAAGAPLCSVSAVCAHGTQTATVRAELAARAATIASIDTTRKPGHADLLLPR
- the mch gene encoding methenyltetrahydromethanopterin cyclohydrolase, producing MQTSSSLADVSTSAAASSSTLSVNTLVRPLIASLLERHAELGIAVQRDAHGVTIIDAGIDTPGSVAAGIAIGEICMGGLGRVTLRAAASRNASDEWPTFVDIASAQPVLACLASQYAGWSLAASKEETGGKKFFALGSGPARALACKEALFEELAYRDVVATGCLVLEVDRAPPAVVIEKILRDCKLQPRNLTLILTPTASRAGTTQVVARALEVALHKAHELGFELNDICEGSASAPLPPPAEDPVEAMGRTNDAILYGGRVHLTVTGNDEAARELARALPSSASKDFGRPFADVFKEYEYDFYKIDPALFAPAEVWVSNLATGRTFHAGATRFDLLRPLWLEEV
- a CDS encoding ATP-grasp domain-containing protein, which produces MTGTALAVAIMTDETGWHTSRLKRALRTRGATGRCIDLADCRFDTTHAPHGLVIPGYGRGLPDAVIVRGIAGGTFEQVTVRLGILHALRELGVPVYNDARAIERSVDKSMTTFLLHRAGIPTPPTWVTESAPVAQRVLMRESATGHDLVIKPLFGSQGKGIARIGANGEGCEPLPALKAYGQLAYLQRLVKPISTPGYDWRVMVIGGKAVTAMRRVSEHWVHNVAQGAHCQAAELDEPLATLAERASAALGLDYAGVDLIPCDDNPYGATVIEVNGVAAWRGLQTVTPFDIAGCIVDDLLNRRMALADRASHVKEVA
- a CDS encoding triphosphoribosyl-dephospho-CoA synthase, which translates into the protein MLEARPHLIEEAFVWACELDVACAKPGNVSFGAPGHRMTADLFIASAQAACAALTGRGTSVGERIERAVSLSMSAAGCNTNLGIVLLCAPLAHAFEAMQSMHATPTAHDARLALQATLSRLDIADARAAYRAIALANPGGLGDAPSQNVGTEPTVDLLSAMSIASDRDSIARQYANGFVDVLGFGLTQFRAALDVGPVDQPRLLQAVLRTWLGFLSHWPDSHIARKRGIALARQVSHDARVWHAQAELDPVELAAWDNTLKRGGINPGTTADLTVATLFAAGCLDPSLLRVSCTPGPAYIC